Below is a window of Humulus lupulus chromosome 2, drHumLupu1.1, whole genome shotgun sequence DNA.
CCTAAATATTCACTTCGTCGAGACATTTCTTCTGCTTTCAAGCAAAAATTAGTGCTAATCTGAAGAAAATTAAGTACAAACTAGTAAAACAATTAAGCAGGGAAACCACCGGCAACAAAAACCATTTCAACACTCCAATCTTCAAATGAATTTATTTTCTCTGAGTATGCTAATATTGCTCATTTTACCATCATTCTTGTTTGTTTTCCTTCGTTTCCTGATCTCTAATATCCATTATCACCCTTTCTGCAGTGTCCCTTCTCTACATCGTTCACCAGTTCGTCTCCTAATCCTTGACAATGAACCACAGATAGAACGTGTCGCTCCCCGGTATATGCAGATCCCCCGAGAGTCTCCACCAAGGCCGATTGAGTCATGGCATTTTCCAGTCCATCGAACAACAGAACAACAGTCCAGAAACTCAAGCCAGTTTCAGCAACAAAGCAAAGCGTTGGAGAATCTCAGGAAGGAGTTCTACAATCCCGTGTCAAAGAGATTAACAACAAAAGTCAATTTATACTACCGTGACACTCCTGTGAATCCTAAGGATTTAGAATCAGATGAAGATGGAAAAAGGTGTGCCATTTGCTTGGATGACTTTGAGCGTGGACAGGAGGTTATGCTCACTCCTTGCAAGCACATGTTTCATGAAGACTGCATTGTGCCATGGGCCAAGAGCAACGGCCAGTGTCCAGTTTGTAGAGCTGTTTTCGGGCCTAAAATGAGAGATTCTTCGTTGAGCACTAACAATAATAGTTTTCTCACTCCAAGGATGGCTGGTTCTGGTTTATCTACACAGGAGTTAGTCTCTATAATAAGGGCACTTGGGGATAGTTTCCAATGGGGTTACTAAGAGTTGCTGTGGAATTAGTGGCTTGCAATACTATGCTCTCTTGAGAACTTAACAAAGGAAAAAAGGGAAACaaaatttgtttgtttgttatAAGCTCTTTTAAACTTTCCAATGTATAATGCTGTAGTTTGAGCAAAGAAAGTTAAGGTAAAAAGAATATATATGTCGATAAAGAAATGTTATGCAACAAGGGATTTTAAAAGAATGTTTCGTGGCTTCTACTTTGTGTTTCAAGTCGGGCTGCACCTCATCAGTGCGTACTGTGGTCCTTCTTTCACTTCCGAGCATCTGGTCATCAGATTCCGAACATCTAGTCAGGCCTAGTACCGAAGTCGAGTGCTACCGCTGAGCTTTCATAGTAGACTTATAATTGTTATTGAAAAATATCTGCTAAAGGAGGGCTTTTATTTAAGGATGATTTTACTGAGATTGCTAACTTTTTAGCAGCTTAAATTAAGTTACTTAACTAGACTAAGATCACATAAAAACATGTGGTTTAGACCAAGTCAGCATATGCGAAACCAACGAAATACAATCAAACAAGACTAAAATGGATCATTATGCACTAGACCTCCGACCTGTGACAGCAGCTGATCATTTTTTATTAGTTGAATGATCTCTTTCAAGCAATGGCAGTATTAAACTCCCTTCAAGCTACCATATGAAAAACACCACTGGTCCAAGACATACAAGCTTTAGACGCCTAGATTTAAAACCATGAATGGCCATCGAATCCACCATATTTGTGAGTGTTCAAACCTATATCAACAACACCAAACTCAGAACAAGAGACCACCAGCAAGAACTTAGATCGAACACGATCACATCAGGAACAAGAATTGAATCACACAGTCAAAAACAACAGCAGTACAAGCAAACAAATAGTAAAGAAACAACACACGCAAGTATACATAGTTCGACCAAAGATTGACCTATGTCCATTGGGAGCTCTAAGCAGCTCGATCCACTAAACTTCCCAAGAACAAGTACAAGTTTTCCCTTACAAAGACCCTAAAACTCACCAAAACTCTCAACTATCAAGTGTTTCCCTTACAAGTTGATCTCTAAGAAAATAAAGACTAAAATCTCGTAAGTGCTCTAGGATCAATCTGACTTTATACATACTTAGTTACAAGAGGTAACAGAAAACTACCTTAACTGCCTTAACTACCTAATGTCCAGTCAGCTACCAAACTTCACATTATTTATTTGACAAAAACACCCTTAACAAAGAAAATAGGATGAGCTCCAGACTACAACACAACAATAGATAAGTCACAACTCTAGACTACAAAAAACTATAATCATTCCCTCCAGACAACCCCACTAGCCCCACTGGTGGACTAAGCTATCAACATTCATGATACTAAAATAATGAGTCGATTCGCGAAAATGGAGGCTCTAATCAATTCAACAAGGAAAAAGTTTCAATCTCTTATTACAATCAAGCAACTGCAATTTCTACCTTTCAGATGGCTCTAAAGCCTTATTCAGATTTATACAAACAGCTGACGAAGTACTCATGCAAAACAAAACAATGGAAGATGTTTTAGCCAAAATATGGGCACAGATAAAGTGAGAGGAAGATGAAGCTAGTAATCTTTCAAACACTCGAGCTGACAAAACAACAGATTACAAGCCCCTAATCAGGACAGATTGAGGAACCATTCCATAATCTAAAGCAAAAAAAGCCTTTAACGATGGATACTTGTCAATCAAAAAGGCACTAGAATACAGTTTGAGTATTCTTTCAGCTGAAGTAGTGACAATCATAAACTGATGAAAGGGATGGGATAATCGTTCATTGACCAGAACAACAAGATTGATCAAAATGGTGTGGGTTTCATGgagatcatgggcacaaaatagAAGAAAGTATCGCTCTTGGTCTAGAAGTAATCGAACTACTCAAAAGAGGTAAACTCAGAGTTCTGTTGACAAAGAAAGATCGAAACATGCTTCATAAGAAGTAATATTTTCAGGAACCAAAAGGCAAAACTCCAGAAAGACGACTAGTGATTCCCATTAATATCAAACTAAATACTAATAAACCAAATAGCATCTAAATTATTGATACCACCATAATCAGATGAATaccacacacaaaaaaaaaattgatctaAAAGAAAATCAAATCAACAAAAGTAAGAATAACTTGCGTTCAAATACTTTGCACGTATAGCATGGGAACCACTTTAATGGAACCATAGACATGTGGATTATTGGTCGTACCTTTGGTGAAGTGTTGGCGAGGAAGCCACACAATTTCTTGGTAAAAATGTTGTTCATCAATTAGACTTGAGCATTGATATATTTGTTTCAGGAGAATAACTCTCTCGTTCTCCCTTCACGGCACGGAGATGAATTTTAAAGGAATAATTACATCTTTCGCTGTCATgtgaattttatttataaaaatagcCTAAAATTAaactttctttctttatttttcttgtgtGGGAAAATAACGTATAAACTTTTATTTACACATATATCCGAACTCTCCATACcgaaaaaaaatctcaaaaagCTTTATTCCTCTTTCTTCATCTCTCTGCATAGACGGCCACAACAATACCTAGCTACAGCCAGCACACGCGCCAGCCACCTAGGAAGAGCATCATACTATGAGCTCGGCAGCGAAGTTTCATCGGCAGACAATGTCAGAGCAAACTAGGTGCGACTTTGACTGCATTTTTGGACCAATTTTGTACAGTTCAAGGCTGGTGAGTGGTACCATTGGAATGAACATCTAGAGACACACAAAATCAAACCACCATTTTCGTCTACATCGCTGTCATTCTTTGGCGAGTTTGTGGTATGTCCGTCACTTTTTGAAGTGTGTTCCGACGCAACcaatgaaatcaaggatagtacCAACATGACCTACTCTTCAAGAAGGTCATTTCTCATCGTGTGAGAGAAGATGATCATGATCATCGTGCATCAAAataaattttcaattaattttaaatttggttaaaaaagtaactaaaattcaaatttaaacacAATTCAAAACCAACTAATTGACAAGGATCATGCATTCCAtctataaataaattattaatttacttatgtttttatgtttttattaatgACTCAATATTCTTGCACTTTAGATCGTGAGATTTACTTCACTatttggatctcaagtgtcttaTTGCATGATCTCAAGCATTTTTTTTCAAGTTGGCTTGAGTCTGTGTGGATCGAATAACTACTAGGGAATTGactcattttttttttaagttggcTTGAGTCTGTGTGGATCGAATTCCTGCTAGGGAATTGACTCATGATACTATGACAAGAATTATGGGGTTCTATCTAAAACCATTTGGTAATTAGTATAGTTACTCATGCTTTTATTAGTGActtaatattcttacacttatttcATTTGGGACACCATACTCCAATACTCACGAGTAACCAAAAAGTATTTTCTTATATAACAGCTAAAAGGTTTTTTCCCTCACTCATAACAGTTAAACGTCACTAGTAGTAGTATCATAAACAtgctctttttaaaaaaaaaaatacattttccaTAAGATAACTAAAATATACATCACATCAGAAAATCAGTTAAGCTACAAAATaaccaaaaataaatatatatatatatattagggatAATTGCGgtataagtacccaatgtttgggttttgtacgtgacatagacccaatgtttatttttagtggcaaaagtacccaaagttagtaaaactgtaattccgtc
It encodes the following:
- the LOC133817337 gene encoding uncharacterized protein LOC133817337, with translation MFRRTNSSGSSNSASAPPPLNWRSARESAVPSPNSNEANYGELLFPASRSFRSNPDFRGPMEAQRPFRRMSSSFGSTSVPSLHRSPVRLLILDNEPQIERVAPRYMQIPRESPPRPIESWHFPVHRTTEQQSRNSSQFQQQSKALENLRKEFYNPVSKRLTTKVNLYYRDTPVNPKDLESDEDGKRCAICLDDFERGQEVMLTPCKHMFHEDCIVPWAKSNGQCPVCRAVFGPKMRDSSLSTNNNSFLTPRMAGSGLSTQELVSIIRALGDSFQWGY